AGTTCTATCACGTTCTTCTTCTTAACTTGTGCCTGCCTTTTCCGACGCTTCCTTCAGAGTTTGTTTTCCATCCTTTTCTATCAGCGCTCGTGCTTGTGTGAGAGTTTTTTGTGTCACCACCGAGTGTTGCTCATTGTactgggcctcgtgagtttattGACTTTAATCCGCCTCTTTTCTGTCTGAGGTTTTTCCCTGTCCTTCAGTGTTTCCCTTCTGCGTTTTGGTCGCAACGTCTTTAGttccttgtttcctgtctgtgccctgcTATTTTCTGGTTTGTCGTGTATTGAATTGTGTTGTTAAACTTGAGCTGGTTGTGTTCAGCACTTCTGGTCTGTTCACCTGAGGCCACCATGCTGCTGTCAGCCCCGTCGCTCTCACTAGCTGAAGCTGCGTCTCTACAGGACTCATGTAAACCACCAGCCAGTGCTCGCAACAGGAGCGGGCTGTGAAAACAAGGGGGTCCGGGGCGATGAAAGACACCCACGGGAGTGGATTCCTTCTTTAAGATGGCTCCATGATGTTTCCTACACTGGCAGTAAAGCCAGGAGGGATGACATGATGGGACGTCGGCTTTGAAGGAGGGAAGAGGTCCGTCTCTTTGTTCACACCTTTGTGTTTACCTCGCTCAGAGGTTACACGCACGTGTGCCAGTTCTCAGGCCGGTGGCACATTCTTGGAAAAGAGCAACCCAGGATTTGACCTACTTCATGAACCACGCGAAAACAGATGCCATTCATTTGTTTTCGACTCCATCACAGCCCACACTTCAATATACAGGCAGACATGAGCTTGTGTGACGGAACTTGCATAGAAGATACTGGAGTACTCATGACTTCCCTGTACTCTAACCTGGACCTTGCATCCTGTAGTGATGTTGGAAAAGTTGCCTTCTGCGTCCTGTACTGAGgaagaaggcagccttcagcgtcgcgtGTTGACGCATCGGCAGCGCGACACGTGAAAAAAAGACCGAGGTCGAGGTCAGGGTCaaccatggggtggcgctccattCACTCAACGTTTAATAAAGTGTCACATTACGATCTAAACCCACGATCCACGCCACCCCACCTGGAACACTCCGGAAGGAAGCAgttctttcagtccattgaaaaacacctatgcgtcaacatgcgacactgaaggctgccttcgtcCTCAGTATCAGtcatatatgacgccatgggagggTGGAGGGGGGAAGAGAGGCTCTAGAGCAGTCagtcttaaccatagggctgagGCCCATGGTCGGGCCGCTGATTTTGTTTTACTCCTCTGGGCCTCGAGGGCCGCGAGACCCACACTTTTAATACAGCCAagcattttatggtgatattgACACCTTACTTATCTGAGTTAGAGTTGatgaacaaagaaaatattgtacgacaaaatattttctttgttcattttttttcaatttattttgtttagaatttcattcatgatgtacagcttttccaattttctcagcagtttgcatGAAgggtattttcttttcttcatgagtaaatttgatgaacatgacttgcacctgcttctgctgctggttgtttcacctcatgtgtccggagacagaggtggcGATATGACGCCATGAcgtcatgacagtgagaaggtgttgaggagcaaccaaggtgaggagatgatcccatggactggctgccattctttctctccactctactgtagagtgtgttgatgctgatgctgatccctccctcagtcaaagcagcgctgctgtggtgcgccgcgctcctcttcccacacactcacagccaagaagccgctcacatgcttcaacaacttccagctgtttctaaagctgatgcgcctctaactggaccacacaccttcaccacagaaccatggagggagggagggagggagggagccgccgccaggccaaagactgtctgcagcgcagagctaacagagctaacggctaacctgacctgtctgacttccaaactgtattgatgctcatggactgtcaacgttggctctgggctttaaaaggtggctctgaacaactaaacgcaccacaaaatacacgtgaagagagaaagaaccgttgttgttatgaagcgagttcaggcagagaagccgaggatttgtctggaaactacagtcacatcatgcaaaagagaagtgatcccatccaaacagtgatttcaagtcagtccacacatcaatgaaccatgatatagtttgccatattgccgcctctttctggacacacgggaaacaaacagcctggcaacagaacaagccagtgtcagtagctgcagtgtttcaccagtgaacaggGAGTTTCTACAGGACATGAAGCACCAGTGGCCCAGGCTCCTGTGGTGCTGTGAACCACGGTGCCGTGGCCAGAGACAGGGTGAAGAGCACTGGTTCAGACCCACAGAGAACATCTGCCTGGTGCTGGCCTCAGCTGGGCCACAGGACAAAGGTCTGAATGATCCACTTTAAATCCTTCAAATGGATGAACTTGGGGGAGACACTGTGGAGGTCCTGCCTCCTGCTGGACCTCCTGCAGTGGTCCCATGCCACAGTGGCACAGCTGTGTTTGCAGTGAGAAGAAGGGCACAGTTGATGCGGGAGCTGAAGTCATCAGCCAGGCATCCTCTGGTGTCGCCCAGACAAGAGACCCTCTGTGTGGCTAACACAAGGTTTGTTTTTAGAGTGCTGCTGTGACACTGGACCCTCGTCCAGAgtcactcacactctggtctgCGGACAGTAGCCGGCGCTGTGGACCCACCTCTCCCATCATCTCAGACTCTCCTGccacagactgaggaggaaTCTGACTTTCGAGGCGCGTATTGACTCATCTGTGGGGACAGCAGTACCACTCTCCACCTCCCTTGTCTACTGTCCTCTCCCCGTCCACGCCTTCCTCCCACTCTCCTCCAGAGGAACAATGCTCAGACCCACCAGCCTCAGATGCGGCCCAGCACAATGGCACAGTGTCTCCCTCCCAACAAAGGACGGACAGTGGACGCACACGCACGCCAGGCGTGGCCTCCTCGCCTGTAGGTGGAAGCATAGTGGCGGGATTTAAGGCTCCGCTGAGGTGTGTGGGCGAGATGATGACACACAATCGTCATCAGAAGTTCAAGCGCTACATAAAGTACGTGTGAGGCCCACAACACACAGAGCGTCCAGTTCTTTATCAGTGATGAATGGCACTTATTGAGTGATGCTCCCGGAGCGAAACCATCGATTTATAAGACAAGCGATGCTTTTATGGCGCCGTGAGAAGTGATCCAGTtccacctcatttgtctggaggCAGGTGCACGATATGACGCCTTTAAATCATGAACAgctagaaggtgttgaggatcTACCAACAGGAGCAGATCCCATGGATTCACTCACCTTCTCTCTATACACTCTAGATCTATGCTGACGCGCTGACTCGTCCATCACTggctgcaggagaagaagaggagaagccggtcaaatgagTCACTGCCCCTGGTTTTTAAACTTGACGGTCCTCTGACgtgacacacaccttcaccacagaaccatggagcgATCCTGGTCAGACCCATGAGGCCAAAGactgacagagctaacagagctgacagagctaacaggtctgacagagctgacagagctaacagggctgacagagctaacagggctgacagagctaacagagctgacagagctgacagagctaacagagctaacagagctggcAGAGCTAACAGGtctgacagagctaacagagctaacagggcTGACagtgctaacagagctaacagagccaacagagctgacagagctaacaggtctgacagagctaacagagctaacagggctgacagagctaacagagctaacagagctgacagagctaacagagctaacagagctggcAGAGCTAACAGGtctgacagagctaacagagctaacagggcTGACAGTACTAACAGAGCTAATAGGGCtgacagagctgacagagctaacagagctgacagagctggCAGAGCTAACAGGGCTGACAGAGCTAAcggagctaacagagctgacagagctaacagagctaacagagctaacagagcgagcagagctaacagagctaacagagctaacagagctgacagagctaacagagctgacagagctggCAGAGCTAACAGggctgacagagctaacagagctaacagagctaacagagctgacagagctaacagagctaacagagctaatagagctgacagagctaacagagctaacgtgatGTCTCACTCGTAAACCATCACAGTTTGCTCCATGGTTTacaagttggctaaaaactaaatgcagaaccaaataaatgtgctggaaaatgtgaagagagtAAGAATCATtgctgttatgaagcaagttgaggccaagaatgttaaagatttgcCTGGAAATTCTCCAAACTAGAACAAAGTCATGTGAATATAACaattgaaacagttattgaaagtaaataaataaatcatgacgtATTTTGCCATATCAGCCGCCCCTTTTTCTGAAGACATCTTGAACAATATCATGCCAAAATGTCCGCATGTCAGTGTTTCTATTGCcaatgaaaagggattttcttcaGGACTCCGCACTCAGCACAACAGTgttttggcccaggttcctctggtggtgaGGCTCGGGATTTTGTCACTGAACCAGGTGAGCCGTGGGTTAAAAAAGGTATAAAAACACAGGTCTACTCTCCATGCTGTCTCAGCTGAGGTGTCGCACGGTGAAGGAGCGTCAGTGGTGGGATGCAGGAGTGTGTGAACGAAGCGTAGGAATGTCTCACTAAAtatttgaacacacacacacacacacacacacagagccgaGGGTGTAACTGATCCGTGTATGTAGGGCAGCGGAGGAGCTGAATATTTGGGTCGTGATGGTTCCTCTCTGACTCATCCCTTCTTTCATCAGGTCCTATTCAATTCACGGTTCAATTCCAGATTCCTCTGATCACTTTGACTGAACTGCCAGTTTCCACACCGACCCGTCTGCGTCGCCCCTCGCGTCACTTCATCGGTCCTCGCTTCAACAGTGTCGTGAATTCAATCGCACTGCTGCGATGAAGCCTTCAAGTGCATGTTTGAAATGTGCACACACTTGTCTCTCCGACCTTGTGGgctcctctcctggccatcaccctttccccagcctctccccctaaacacagggctcacctgaacctggaccCAGTTGTCATGACTCATGTTGTAACCCTCAAATTTAGGCTTGACCTTGTCAGGACCTGCAAAAACGGTCCTGTCTAAGACAAACGTCCTCACATGGAGGTGTTTTCCCAGACAAAccaatccacacacacacacacacaatatttatttctttattgattGAAAGTCATTGATTTAGGAAATGAGAACAGGATGTTTGCCTGTGGTTGTGTTTGTCAATATGACAGGTGTAAGTCAGTCGTGACTGCTGGACCGCGCGGCTGTGACACGCAGAGAGACCAGACGGCTGCTGCATGGCCGAGCCTCCTCAGCGCCCTCCAGCCGGGTGGCTAGACCTCGTCAGTTCACCGTCATCCCGTGACCGAGAGTCTCGTCTTCATGGCGGAGAATCCAATGTGTCGTGACTTCGGGGTTTGATCCACTCAGAGAGCGAGAGACGCGGGTGTTtgtgagtcacgtgacgcgccagCGTGGGCGGCGCAGACAACGCGTCAGTGTCTGGCTTTACATCAATTCCCCCCAAAACAGACGGAGACAAAAATACATCTTCAAAGGAACCCAGAGAGGCGCAGGCGGCCTTTGAATGATTCAGTCTGGCGACACACGTCGCAGCAGGAAGCCGCGGAGCCGAGACGCGGGCCGGAGTCCAACGCTGCCACCGAGTGGCGCCTCTGACAAACTGCAGGAGGACGCCTTTCCAAAAGCCTTTTATTCCTCTCAGACGCAGTGACCCAgttttcttccaaaaaaaaaaagctaaaacacTCACACCGTCTCCCGCTGCCGACccaataaataaacagtgattGTTGGACACAGGTGATGGGCACGAGAGGTGCACGTGACGGTGCCACCAGAGAAAAGGCTTCACAGTCACGGCTCTCTCCATCACAGCTCCTCTTTGTTCTTTAGCGAGTCTGACTTGGAAGCTTTTTTGGACTCTTTTTTCACCACgacctgcttcttcttcttcttcttcgggGTGGTGGTTTCGGCTTTATCCGCAGGCTTGTCTGCCGACTTCTGTTTCGCCGGGCTCTTCTTGGCCTTCGTTTTGGTGGAGCTCTTTTTACCCGCCGCCGCCTTCTCGCTGCTGGACGTCGTCGCCGCCGCCTTCTCGCTGGATGAGTCCCCTGGTTGTCCAGCGGGAGCCTCCCCTGACGGTTTGTCATCTTGAATCGCTTCCTCCGTGACGGTGTGTGCGGGTGGTTCCGCTGCCACCTGCTCCGAGCTGTTGCCCCCGGCACTGAGGGTGAACTCAGCGTTTACAGGAGAAGCAAACATCCGCAGCATTTCCTCAGCTCGGATCCTTTCCTGAGGAGGACAGAAGATGActgttgaacacacacacacgggaccATTCCTCCAAGGAAATCCACATCCCAGTGCATTAAaaaatcatgtttaaaaaatgtcaagatcaaaaataaagtttttcatAAACTGATAGttgtcagactgatgcagaatcaacaatattctggtgtttaaatgtctgtgtggctccatcattgggtTCAGTCAtacaccacattcattcacagtgaaaaatgtggcttcttgtgacaAACATTCTGATACCTTGAAACTGCGATTCGTTGAAATAATTCATCACAAGTCATTGCAGTGAGCGCCGTGTACCTTCTCCTGATGAGCAGGATCCAGAGTGAACCACAGAGCCACGGCGCAGCGCTGGCCCTTCGTGACGGCCCGGACTCCGTGAGGGTTCTCTTTGCCGGCGCCAAAGCCGACCACACGCCCGCAGCGCGGCCTGACCTCAGCCTGAGAAGGTCCAGAGGTTAGAGCAGGTGAGGAAGGAGCACCTGTGGGTGGAGGGGGTTTCTGCAGCGCAGGACTCACCGTCACAGTTTTGGCATCCAGCTCCGTGAAGATGAAATCTCCTCCCTCAAAGTCTTCGTTCAGATACAAGATGGCGCTGTGGACGTGTGCAGAGCAGCCGGTGAGTCCTTGGTTAGTTGGCGCCCAGCTGCCAGTACCGACCTGTAGTCTCTGTTGGTGTAGGCCGGCGGCTCTTTGATGCACTCGTTGGCCTCTGAAACCAGCACGCAGTTGTCCACGTGGACCGGGTGGCTCAGGTCTGTTCGCTGCTCCTGCTTCTCTGTGGGACCAACACAGGACACTTGGACCTGAACCCTGGAGCTGCCAGTCTGGTGATGCTGCTACCATCACGTTTCTACATCAGGGGCCACCAACACGGGGCCCACGGGCCGCTAAAGTAATCCTTTATGTTTTCATGCAATAACTGGGGGAGGGACTCgatggaaaaaataataatctagttcagaatttgtgatgaattcatctcacTGAATCACAGttgaatggtatcagaatatttgccacatttttcagtgtgaatgaatgtggtacatgactgaatccaatgatggagccacacagacatttaaacagcagaatattgttgattctgcatcagtttgacaacagcacaataaatcaccatggtggctctattcaagtctttatatcacttgagttcaactgaagctcttttagtgtctggagaatatttgtatcagaatctcaaatccatccagagtggtggaaaccctggacattgtgtagtgaaaaacctccctgaaccaaagccaacagatgctttagtttgctttggttcagggaggattcctccatgtttgttgttgttgttctcatcctagctgcatcagtggagcaggagctcctgcactgacaaaggctccctgctgtctggagggCACACTGTCATAATTAAATACACCTACTACCCCAGTAGAAATAaccatgtttatgtttgtttttttctttcttcggTGAACACTCAGCgatgagacaagtatttgagaggaatatcatttatcatccagtGGCAGCCAGGAGTAGATGGCGACCAGCTGTGATCAGTGGGCAGAGGAACAGCGTCCTGTTTATtcacccattttattttattttgttatcatgATTATTACTCtgattatgtttttgactgcacgtttccaaagcgctttcctagttggtgggatcctcctcactgaccatgcaataaatctgattctgccACAACTGGAGACAGACTTGTGATGCAGAGTAACACCGAACGCAACATCATCTCTTCTCCAAGTCGTGGGGCAGCATCGCACTCTTCTCAGCATAAACAGAGCCACTCACCCTCGATAGCGGAGCGACACACCAGGTGCGAGTaggagaagaagaggggagTTTCCAGGCCAAAGTAGGACTCCAAAATCTTCCGCACCTTCTCGCTCATGTCGAAGAAGAGCCGCGCGCTCTTGAGGGGCACTTTGCCCTCCTGTCCCAGCTGCGGGATCAGACCGGGACATGGACTCAGACTTCCACCActcttcattcagtcattcatttctcCACTGCACCACACTCAACAAACCTTGACGGCCTTCAGGACCGTGACTCCCTGAAACATCTCGTTGGGCGAGTGTGGAGAAGGGCGCCCTCTATAGCCATCACCTTTCAGAGCGGCTGCCTGGAGGACAGAAGTCTGTTATTGTTCCGACTCGGGGCAGAGGAGCTTGTGGAGAAGGTTGAGATGTCAGCGACACACTGCGCTCCTGCGGTGCCAGACGTACGTTGGAGAGGCGCAGCAGCTCCCTGCACTCCTCATTGCTGGTCACACCGTCCAGCAGCACGCGGCGGGAGCCGTTGAGCTGCTTGGACGTCATGGCGATGGTGATGTCCGCAGGCAGCACGGTAGCCTCTGCAGCACAGAGGGCAGAAGGTCAGCGGCTGAGCGCACCAGGAAGCAGATCCCATCCCTCACCTTCCTGAGGGATGATCATGTTGGTCAGTTCTGAAgagtccttcttcttctcctccactagCGTTTCAATTTCCTTCATCAGGTTCCCGATTTCCTCAGTGATCCGGGCCGCAGCTTCCCTGTCGGCTCTGGCAGAGGACGGGCTGGATCACGCCACCGCTCCCCATGAAGCTATGGTGCCCTCACCTACCTCTGCTTGTCTCGCAGCTTCTTGGGCATCACGTCCGCCGGGGTCCATGTGTCCTGGAGGCAAGAGAACGGCGGCATTTTTAAAAGTTTCTTTCACCGGGAAAGACATGAAACGTGGGACGGTGTCCACCCACCGGATCAACAAATGGGATTCCAAACATTTCGTATCCAAAATAAAGCAGCTCCTTCTCCAGGATGGACTGTCGAATCAACTGCTTCATATCCTGGGGGTCAAGGTCAGCGTGGGAGTTGGTTCATGAGCTTTTGACTTTACAATGGTCCAGTCATTATGAGAGCTGTGAAACAATACtgatgcagaaaacactgcGCTTCTCACATACTTCCTCTGTTAGTATCGCCTCTTCtcttttggaaaaataaaacaatacattttgttAAGAGCAAAACAGAGGCCTCGCCAGACCAGAGTTGGCTCTACGTCCATCTAttccagacctgggcaaagtgcggcccgggagccaaatgcggccctttgaatgcatttatgtggccctcctggagtcaaacgataaaactgacattgttgttgtctctgacatttttctcttgtgcatcgtgttttgttcattatggctcaagtgaaacataactttcttgtttgattatttttctaatttttttttccattttgtacTTTAGGAATATTTCTTGTCCTTTAAAATACATCGGAATTGAGTTCAGAATGTATGAGACACAGTGAGAATGGCATGTAAATGGcatgtggtttaaatgaaataaaacacaacaaatgtcatcatgatgtcatcacttgatttttctcggaccctcctttctttgggcttGACGGCCACTATCTGCGGTCACAACATAGAGCCCGGGGCCTTGGGGAATCTATTCAGAGCTAGTTTGCTGAACTCAGCCGTGGAGGCCTGGATATGGATTTCTAATGGAACTGGAAGGCCTGAACAGAGCAGAAAGTTGAGCAAAACCCTGCAGGCGACTCTGGCGAGGACAAATGAAACCCTACTGTTGCATCACAACGTGAGCTTCACACCTCGGGATGAGGAGAGTCCAGGAGAAGTGACCGCGGTTACTCGCAGATTGTTCTTCTGTCTCTCGTGATGGGGCGCCCCCTTCCTACCTGTCTGGCTGGAATGTCTGCCGCCTTGTCTTCTCCCAGGACGGCGGAATAATAGGCCAGGTTTTGCTTCATCACTTCATCATCCGGGTGGAACAGCAGGAAGGTTTTGGCACATTCAATGGCCTTCTCGTACTTCTCACCTGGAGccggaggagagagggagcccagtcaaaaacacacaacccctcacacactttcaccagcaACAACCTTCACTCTCGGCCGTCTTAGCTAGTGATCTGACCTCAGGTGTGATGAACACATGCGACAGTAGTCGGGGCTTCACTTGTTAGGTCATTCATTTCTactgaagtttttatttttaagtgttgatttgaaaaatatttaagaGCAGCACTTGGATAACAGAAACTATCAGTGAAAACTACACAGTCGTCGTAGTAGTCAGCACTCGCAGCAGTATAACGGCAGATTATGTGGGACAATTGTTAGGAGAAGGAAGTGGATCTACGTCACTATGTCATGGCCATTGTGctgaaattcattcattcatccagttCCTCCTGCAAAAATGATGAAAGCAAATTCACTTGAGAGTATGACGCTGTCAGCATGTAACTTCCAGTTTTCTCATCAGCTCACTGTAGGATTGAAGAAGCCAAATCtcgatgatgaaatgtggctgACTGCATCCTAACATGCAGATAATCCAAGGTTTAGCCAGAGGAGGGCCGGATTGTTTCAGCATCCATATCATCCAAGCTTGGTGCATTCTTCCAGAGTAGCCAACAGCTGGCTGTCACTCGCTTCCTTTGCACCTTAACCTCACAGTGAACCAGCAGAGGCTGGTTTGCTTAGTAGCTCACCACCTTGTTCAGTAACGTGTAATCTGACGCcttaaaacaaaagcaatcaaATGAAAGTTACTGATCTAAGTCACCAGGCATTACTATGGTTGCCACTGTCGGGAAGCCAAATATTACCATTCGCTTTGTACAACGACAACAAATAACATAACTAACAAATAacagaggagtgaggagagagatgcacctTTCTAGCTGAACacacagccactactttgaattagaGTCTGCTACGGATGACAGTATCAACCCTCCAGGGTCCATCAACCCTCAGGAATCACTggttaaagagagcgaaataaagtcGCCTCGCAAATGTGACGAGAGTGAGGACTCAAAACTATGCAAcagtttttttaatgctcttgATAAGTCACGTTAAATGACACTTATcatagatttttagacttttatagatgatttttctttggtgcaggaagaaacggtgctgatgtgatgttctgatgttgcattttctctcgaaagtcagaaatgaaatgatccttaagtgcaactactgactccaggtggccaacagcaGACCTGACACACTGAGACTAGACTTTTGCCTTGGAGTTAAAGAAggcaaaaaagtaaaacaataataaaaataataataataacagtccCTACATTTTATCATATAAATCAATATAGCATATAGTGCTATAGTCAATATAGCACTTTGTTTTGTACTTCAAACTTCTTGCTTGTTGTGTGTGATTTGCGCTGCAATGAgttagagtgtgtcaaagcaaaacattgactgtacattcatatcactgagattgtgataaaaaaatGAGCCCAAACATGGAGAAACGCTGGAGCCCCAAGAAGTCCAACCTCAAAACTGACATCACAGATATCGTtgaggcaatgagagctgtcgTCAGCTGCCAAAAAGTAACTTGACTAGTAAcatgtaatctaacttagtgaCTTTAAATTCATGTAATCAGTACTCCTTTTTGAGGAGTACTCAGGAAGCCAAGCAGCGTCTGAGCCAGTGAGGTGTAGAGTGAGTGCTCCACTTACTGTTGTAGTAGGAAAACTGCAGGTAGTTGAAGTGAGACGGCAGGAAGTCCTCATAGGGCTTGTCTCGCCCTGCAGCCGAGGCCAGTTCCACAGAgcagtgctgtttacagttgAGGACCTGCATGTAGTGGTCTGCAACACGGAGACCAGGTGAGACCAGGGGAGCTCGCTTCCACCGCCAGAACAGGAGGCAGCGTTTACCCGTCACAGTCTGGAACAGGTCGGCGTTGTACTGCATGTAGCCGTCTCCGTCGTAGTTGTAGGTGCCCTCACACAGCACCCGGCACTCCTGCTCAGCAGCCTGGTACTGGACCAGCGCCGCTTCAAAGTGCTCCGCTGCCAGGCCGAAGGAGTCGTCGCTGTAGAAGCTCTTCCCCAGGAGGAATTCAGCCTGCCGGAGATGGAAAGCAGCAG
Above is a window of Synchiropus splendidus isolate RoL2022-P1 chromosome 6, RoL_Sspl_1.0, whole genome shotgun sequence DNA encoding:
- the p3h1 gene encoding prolyl 3-hydroxylase 1 yields the protein MELLGALALLCLLQSCTSELEARGHLEPSDSLFDSAVEAYYRGEWLSVILNMEKALRNKAAVRRVKAQCRISCANRTAFGLPLAGLGVPVPGAGSVEDLAFFQKVIQRAECVKSCEWEKLGSPTMHLYSDQVELEFKKRTPYNYLQVAYFKINRLDKAVAAANTFFQANPDHVEMKQNLDYYRMMAGVQEEDFKDLEAPAHMAEFLLGKSFYSDDSFGLAAEHFEAALVQYQAAEQECRVLCEGTYNYDGDGYMQYNADLFQTVTDHYMQVLNCKQHCSVELASAAGRDKPYEDFLPSHFNYLQFSYYNSEKYEKAIECAKTFLLFHPDDEVMKQNLAYYSAVLGEDKAADIPARQDMKQLIRQSILEKELLYFGYEMFGIPFVDPDTWTPADVMPKKLRDKQRADREAAARITEEIGNLMKEIETLVEEKKKDSSELTNMIIPQEEATVLPADITIAMTSKQLNGSRRVLLDGVTSNEECRELLRLSNAAALKGDGYRGRPSPHSPNEMFQGVTVLKAVKLGQEGKVPLKSARLFFDMSEKVRKILESYFGLETPLFFSYSHLVCRSAIEEKQEQRTDLSHPVHVDNCVLVSEANECIKEPPAYTNRDYSAILYLNEDFEGGDFIFTELDAKTVTAEVRPRCGRVVGFGAGKENPHGVRAVTKGQRCAVALWFTLDPAHQEKERIRAEEMLRMFASPVNAEFTLSAGGNSSEQVAAEPPAHTVTEEAIQDDKPSGEAPAGQPGDSSSEKAAATTSSSEKAAAGKKSSTKTKAKKSPAKQKSADKPADKAETTTPKKKKKKQVVVKKESKKASKSDSLKNKEEL